The Flavimarina sp. Hel_I_48 genome window below encodes:
- a CDS encoding EamA family transporter: MYLLYSILSSTIIFIVFKLFPRFNIDRLQAIVVNYMVACFAGLFFYQHSFSYLEIVNQNWFPGALLLGFLFIAIFYLMALTTQRNGIAVVSVATKMSVVIPVAFGIVYFKDSLDAIKLLGIVLALLAVYLVSLKTDLGLGLDRKNLILPILVFMGSGIIDTSIKFLEETYIAQKDVPLFSAVIFAFAFVVGLVLLIFRFRKQPSKFDFKNILAGIALGLPNYFSIFFLVRALRNGWESSTVFLINNVGIVVLSTLIALLLFKEQMSRKNWFGLLLAIVGIILVSLSK, encoded by the coding sequence ATGTACCTGCTGTATAGCATCCTTTCTTCCACCATTATTTTTATCGTATTTAAACTGTTTCCCAGGTTTAATATAGACCGTTTACAGGCCATTGTGGTCAACTACATGGTGGCCTGTTTTGCGGGGCTATTTTTTTACCAACACTCTTTTAGTTATTTGGAGATTGTGAACCAAAATTGGTTTCCTGGTGCACTTTTACTTGGGTTTCTCTTTATTGCCATATTCTATCTCATGGCGCTCACGACCCAGCGTAACGGCATCGCGGTAGTATCTGTGGCTACCAAGATGAGCGTTGTCATTCCAGTCGCTTTCGGAATTGTTTATTTTAAGGATTCACTTGACGCCATAAAACTTCTTGGCATTGTTCTCGCTTTGCTGGCAGTTTATCTGGTATCCCTTAAAACTGATTTGGGTTTGGGTCTTGACAGGAAGAACCTGATATTGCCCATACTGGTTTTTATGGGAAGCGGGATTATAGATACGAGTATCAAGTTTCTTGAAGAGACTTACATAGCGCAAAAGGATGTTCCCCTATTTTCGGCAGTAATATTTGCTTTTGCCTTCGTCGTAGGATTGGTATTATTGATTTTCCGTTTTAGAAAGCAACCTTCAAAATTCGATTTTAAAAATATACTGGCGGGAATAGCACTTGGGTTGCCCAACTATTTTTCGATCTTTTTCCTGGTACGCGCGTTACGGAACGGCTGGGAAAGCTCCACCGTATTTCTTATCAACAATGTGGGAATTGTGGTTTTATCAACGTTGATCGCCCTTCTTTTGTTCAAAGAGCAAATGTCCCGGAAAAATTGGTTCGGCCTTTTGCTCGCTATCGTGGGCATTATACTGGTAAGTCTCTCAAAATAA
- the dnaA gene encoding chromosomal replication initiator protein DnaA — protein sequence MSMTAQSVWDNCLLFIQDNITKQAYKTWFEPIKAVKLTDNALSIQVPSKFFYEWLEEHYVKLLKVSLTKELGETAKLVYVIRMENTYGNKQPFTEKIPSSNRSNSYKSQDVDAPSKNKNPELRNPFVIPGIRNLEIESQLNPNYNFDNFLEGDSNRLARSAGIAVANKPGGTSFNPLLIFGGVGLGKTHLAHAIGVQIKDKYPDKTVLYISAEKFTQQYIESVKKNNRNDFIHFYQIIDVLIVDDIQLLSGKAGTQDVFFHIFNHLHQNGKQVVLTSDKAPVDMQDIEQRLLSRFKWGLSAELQSPGFETRVSIIKNKLYQDGVEMPEEIVEFLANNIKTNIRELEGAIISLIAHSSYDRKEITLDLAKKIVENYVKHTKREVSIEYIQKVVSDYFQMDVETLQSKTRKRHIVQARQIAMFFAKRLTKASLASIGSQIGQRDHATVLHACKTVDNLSTTDKQFKKYVEDLNKKLTS from the coding sequence ATGAGTATGACTGCGCAATCAGTTTGGGATAATTGTCTTTTGTTTATACAGGACAATATCACGAAGCAGGCTTACAAAACCTGGTTTGAGCCTATCAAGGCCGTAAAGCTAACAGACAATGCCCTTAGTATACAAGTTCCCAGCAAATTCTTTTATGAATGGCTGGAAGAACATTATGTAAAACTCCTTAAAGTTTCACTCACAAAGGAACTTGGGGAAACCGCTAAACTGGTCTATGTCATAAGGATGGAAAACACTTATGGCAATAAGCAGCCCTTTACGGAAAAAATACCCAGCTCTAACAGATCCAACTCCTATAAATCCCAGGATGTTGACGCCCCGTCTAAAAATAAAAACCCCGAGTTAAGAAATCCTTTTGTAATACCAGGGATACGTAATCTGGAGATTGAATCTCAATTGAACCCCAACTATAACTTTGATAATTTCCTTGAAGGGGATTCCAATAGATTGGCACGTTCCGCAGGTATTGCAGTCGCAAACAAACCGGGAGGCACTTCTTTTAATCCACTACTCATTTTTGGTGGTGTAGGACTGGGCAAAACCCACCTGGCACACGCCATAGGCGTTCAGATAAAAGATAAATATCCAGATAAGACCGTCCTTTATATTTCCGCCGAAAAATTTACACAGCAGTATATAGAGAGCGTCAAGAAGAACAATCGTAACGATTTTATACACTTCTATCAAATCATTGATGTGCTTATCGTTGACGATATTCAGTTGCTTTCAGGTAAGGCTGGCACACAAGATGTTTTCTTTCACATTTTCAACCATCTGCATCAAAATGGCAAACAGGTCGTGCTCACCAGTGATAAAGCACCCGTTGATATGCAGGACATTGAGCAACGCCTGCTTTCCCGCTTTAAATGGGGATTATCAGCAGAGTTGCAATCGCCTGGTTTTGAAACACGTGTAAGTATCATTAAAAACAAGTTGTATCAGGATGGGGTAGAAATGCCCGAAGAAATCGTAGAATTCCTTGCAAATAATATCAAGACCAATATTCGGGAACTGGAAGGTGCCATTATTTCATTGATCGCGCATTCCTCTTATGATCGCAAAGAGATTACATTAGACCTGGCTAAGAAAATTGTTGAAAACTATGTGAAACATACCAAAAGGGAGGTTTCAATAGAGTATATACAAAAAGTGGTAAGTGACTATTTTCAAATGGATGTGGAAACCCTACAGTCAAAAACCCGAAAAAGACATATTGTACAGGCGAGACAGATCGCTATGTTCTTTGCGAAAAGGTTAACCAAAGCTTCCCTGGCAAGTATAGGTTCTCAAATAGGTCAGCGTGACCACGCAACCGTTTTACATGCATGCAAAACGGTAGATAATCTATCTACTACAGATAAGCAGTTCAAGAAATATGTTGAAGATTTGAATAAAAAACTGACTTCCTAA
- a CDS encoding alginate export family protein — translation MKKTILFYFTLLTVTFLNAQVFEIDADLRQRFEYRHGFSTLFPDNTEPAAFVRQRARLNFNYSAEKLQVFIALQDVSTWGDTRQILSIDGNDSFMLFQAWEALTITQDWSVKLGRQVIAYDDQRIFGGLDWAMQGRFHDAALLKYNKQSFKMDLGVAYSQQGEPTLGNTYTIPGFFTYKTMQYAYFKKSWAKASLSLLALNTGYQNFEDFPENTLADGMYYMQTLGSYFTFPVGPLSITGSAYYQLGDAYPIAENLSAYQATLEINYSTGKILFKVGAELLSGSDQGSSARWSFFPLYGTNHKFNGFMDYFYVGNHLNSVGLNDFYTSALLKTGENSNLLLAAHYFAANGKLAADANSYLGTEIDLVYTQPLFKDVNLQVGYSHMFASESMGLIKGGTTTENVNNWAWAMLVINPRLFNYNFEK, via the coding sequence ATGAAAAAAACTATTCTTTTTTATTTTACATTGTTGACAGTTACCTTTTTAAATGCTCAGGTATTTGAAATAGATGCAGATTTGAGGCAGCGCTTTGAATACCGTCATGGTTTTAGTACTCTTTTTCCAGATAATACAGAACCTGCTGCATTTGTAAGGCAACGTGCCCGATTGAATTTTAACTATTCCGCGGAAAAATTGCAGGTTTTCATAGCATTACAAGATGTGAGTACCTGGGGCGATACCCGGCAGATTTTAAGTATAGACGGCAATGACTCCTTCATGTTGTTTCAGGCCTGGGAGGCGCTAACCATAACTCAGGACTGGTCCGTTAAATTGGGCCGACAGGTTATTGCTTACGATGATCAGCGCATTTTTGGTGGATTGGATTGGGCGATGCAGGGACGTTTTCACGATGCTGCGTTACTTAAATATAACAAACAAAGTTTTAAAATGGATTTAGGGGTTGCCTATAGTCAACAAGGAGAGCCTACATTGGGCAATACGTACACTATTCCGGGTTTTTTTACTTATAAAACAATGCAATATGCCTATTTTAAAAAGTCCTGGGCAAAAGCATCCCTAAGTTTATTAGCCTTAAATACAGGCTATCAAAATTTCGAAGATTTTCCGGAAAACACCTTAGCGGATGGCATGTATTATATGCAAACACTGGGATCGTATTTTACTTTTCCGGTAGGTCCTTTGTCTATAACGGGGAGCGCATATTATCAGTTGGGCGACGCTTATCCCATAGCCGAAAATTTATCTGCTTATCAAGCAACTTTAGAAATTAATTATTCCACGGGAAAAATCCTTTTTAAAGTAGGTGCTGAACTACTAAGCGGTTCTGATCAAGGAAGTTCGGCACGCTGGTCTTTCTTTCCTTTATACGGAACCAATCATAAGTTTAATGGGTTTATGGATTATTTTTATGTAGGAAACCATCTAAATAGTGTGGGACTTAACGATTTTTATACCAGTGCACTTCTAAAGACCGGTGAAAATTCTAACCTACTACTTGCTGCGCATTACTTTGCAGCAAATGGCAAATTAGCTGCAGATGCGAATTCCTATTTAGGTACCGAAATTGATTTGGTCTACACCCAGCCCCTTTTCAAAGATGTCAATTTACAAGTAGGGTATTCCCACATGTTCGCATCTGAAAGCATGGGTCTTATAAAAGGAGGAACGACTACAGAAAATGTTAACAATTGGGCTTGGGCAATGTTAGTCATAAACCCCAGATTGTTTAACTATAACTTTGAAAAATGA
- a CDS encoding low molecular weight protein-tyrosine-phosphatase, which translates to MKTKILMVCLGNICRSPLAEGLLKSKLDTENFIVDSAGTGHWHVGNPPDPRSVKVAKAHNLDISAQRGMQFKPSLFEQYDHIFVMDQSNYTNVIRMADNQEQRDKVKLILDELFPAEQVDVPDPYTGGEQGFENVYQMLDEATTKIANRL; encoded by the coding sequence ATGAAAACTAAGATACTTATGGTTTGTCTGGGCAATATCTGCAGATCACCGCTGGCAGAAGGTTTGCTGAAGTCAAAACTTGATACTGAAAATTTTATAGTTGATTCCGCAGGTACTGGTCACTGGCATGTAGGAAACCCTCCAGATCCTCGTAGCGTAAAAGTAGCGAAGGCACACAATTTAGATATCTCTGCGCAACGTGGAATGCAGTTTAAGCCATCCCTTTTTGAACAGTACGATCACATATTTGTTATGGATCAATCCAATTATACAAATGTGATACGTATGGCTGATAATCAAGAACAGCGCGATAAAGTAAAACTTATACTTGATGAGCTTTTTCCAGCCGAACAGGTTGATGTTCCAGATCCTTATACGGGCGGTGAACAGGGTTTTGAAAATGTGTATCAAATGCTGGACGAAGCAACCACAAAAATCGCTAATAGGCTATAG
- a CDS encoding acyl-CoA thioesterase, with the protein MFTYRSTLRVRYAETDQMGVVHHGNYASYLELARIEWLENLGFSYKKLEADGVMLPVYDLKFSFKSPAYFDDTLTVETTLATLPSASIIFDYNIYNEDQKLITTAQSTLVFVDMKTRRPIRCPENILDRLKQEGS; encoded by the coding sequence ATGTTTACATACAGATCAACGCTACGGGTGCGTTACGCAGAAACTGACCAAATGGGCGTCGTACATCATGGTAATTATGCTTCTTATCTAGAATTAGCTCGCATTGAATGGCTTGAGAATCTGGGATTTTCCTACAAAAAATTGGAAGCCGATGGTGTAATGTTGCCTGTTTACGATTTGAAGTTTTCCTTTAAAAGTCCGGCGTATTTTGATGATACTTTGACGGTTGAAACTACACTTGCGACACTGCCCAGTGCGAGTATAATTTTTGACTATAACATCTATAATGAAGACCAGAAATTGATCACCACGGCGCAGAGTACATTAGTATTTGTTGACATGAAAACAAGGCGTCCCATACGCTGTCCAGAGAACATCCTTGATCGACTTAAACAGGAGGGAAGTTAA
- the cobA gene encoding uroporphyrinogen-III C-methyltransferase codes for MTHIQSKIMLIGAGPGDPELLTLKAVQALKEAAVVLYDALVNPEILEHAPSQAELIYVGKRKGCYAFQQDQINELLVARAKSKGLVVRLKGGDPFIFGRGSEEMEYAQKHGIPTELIPGISSCLAVPALQNIPLTKRGVSESFWVITGTTKDHELSQDVHLAAKSNATVVILMGTAKLAEIVAIFKGQGKEELPVAIIQNGTMHKEKIGVGTVNTIQQIYTEKGLGNPAIIVLGAVVNNRREMHMLIKHTAVADG; via the coding sequence ATGACTCACATACAATCAAAAATTATGCTTATTGGAGCAGGACCCGGTGATCCTGAATTATTAACGCTTAAAGCAGTACAAGCGCTTAAGGAAGCAGCGGTTGTTTTATATGACGCCTTAGTAAATCCTGAAATTTTAGAACATGCCCCATCACAAGCCGAATTAATCTACGTAGGTAAGAGAAAAGGTTGTTATGCTTTTCAGCAGGATCAAATTAATGAACTACTTGTCGCGCGCGCCAAAAGTAAAGGTTTGGTTGTGCGGTTAAAAGGGGGTGATCCCTTTATATTTGGTCGGGGATCTGAAGAAATGGAATATGCTCAAAAGCATGGAATCCCTACAGAATTAATTCCTGGGATCTCGTCTTGCCTGGCAGTGCCGGCCCTGCAAAATATTCCGCTTACTAAGCGCGGTGTTTCTGAAAGCTTTTGGGTAATAACGGGTACAACTAAAGATCATGAACTATCCCAGGATGTTCATCTGGCCGCAAAGAGCAATGCTACGGTCGTCATACTTATGGGTACTGCTAAACTTGCAGAAATCGTTGCCATTTTTAAAGGGCAGGGCAAAGAAGAGCTACCCGTTGCCATTATTCAAAATGGGACAATGCATAAGGAGAAAATTGGCGTGGGTACTGTGAATACCATTCAGCAGATCTATACGGAAAAAGGTTTGGGAAACCCCGCCATTATTGTTTTAGGAGCAGTTGTGAATAACCGAAGGGAGATGCATATGCTTATAAAGCATACGGCTGTAGCTGATGGCTAG
- a CDS encoding DUF4136 domain-containing protein codes for MKAIHCTAALFLLMICTACGPTVRTSQQEDVNLSRFNTFAYLPNTSIEVPKVNENDEDVNELVIKTINSNLQDAGYSINRNNPDLLVLVSTKVNYDSETVPATSYASYPYTTGATAVSTYYGDYYYADYANYGGIQGYNTDSYSYKNGTVVVDIINRKTKKTVWKGTSSESLYDENQADAIANLVNEIFKKYPLIRD; via the coding sequence ATGAAAGCAATACACTGTACCGCGGCACTTTTTTTACTTATGATATGTACAGCCTGTGGCCCTACGGTGCGTACTTCGCAACAAGAGGATGTGAATTTGAGCAGGTTCAACACTTTCGCATATCTGCCCAATACCAGTATAGAAGTGCCTAAGGTCAATGAAAATGATGAGGACGTCAATGAACTGGTGATAAAAACCATTAATTCAAACCTACAGGACGCAGGCTACTCCATCAATAGAAATAATCCTGACCTACTGGTTTTAGTAAGTACAAAAGTCAACTATGACAGTGAGACCGTACCCGCTACATCCTATGCGAGCTATCCCTATACGACGGGGGCTACTGCAGTTAGTACGTATTATGGTGATTATTACTATGCTGATTATGCAAATTACGGTGGGATACAAGGTTATAATACAGATAGCTATTCGTATAAAAATGGTACAGTTGTCGTTGATATAATCAATCGCAAAACAAAGAAAACCGTATGGAAAGGAACAAGCTCAGAGAGTCTGTACGATGAAAATCAAGCGGATGCTATCGCAAACCTTGTGAACGAAATATTTAAAAAATACCCACTAATAAGGGATTGA
- a CDS encoding HAD family hydrolase has protein sequence MIKNIIFDFGDVFIDLDKNAPKEFFSRFDIHEMDPEMRQWNLDYERGQLSTSAFVDHYIARFPRLNPISFATAWNSIIQYFPQKRLDWIKELAQSRKYRLFLLSNTNDLHMERVMKNMDESRFIQFKSAFEKFYLSQDLKLRKPNPEIFEYVIRENNLKPNETLFIDDIPENTRAAEKIGLKTWNIKPGKEDITQLFKLKKELF, from the coding sequence ATGATTAAGAATATTATTTTTGATTTTGGAGATGTTTTTATAGATCTTGATAAAAATGCACCTAAAGAATTCTTTTCCCGTTTTGACATTCATGAAATGGATCCCGAAATGCGCCAGTGGAACCTGGATTATGAACGTGGCCAGTTGAGTACTTCCGCCTTTGTAGACCATTATATTGCGCGCTTCCCTAGGCTCAATCCCATCTCCTTTGCCACAGCGTGGAACAGCATTATACAGTACTTTCCTCAAAAACGGCTGGACTGGATCAAAGAATTGGCCCAATCCAGAAAATATCGGCTTTTTCTGCTGAGCAATACCAATGATCTTCATATGGAAAGGGTCATGAAAAATATGGATGAATCCCGCTTTATACAGTTTAAAAGTGCCTTTGAAAAATTTTACCTTTCCCAGGATCTGAAATTGCGCAAACCAAATCCTGAAATCTTTGAATATGTCATACGGGAGAATAACTTAAAACCTAACGAAACACTATTTATTGATGATATACCGGAAAACACACGCGCAGCAGAAAAAATAGGCTTAAAAACATGGAATATCAAACCAGGAAAAGAGGATATCACCCAACTGTTTAAACTCAAAAAGGAACTCTTTTAA
- a CDS encoding DUF1328 domain-containing protein, producing MLRWTIIFVVVAIVAAIFGFGGVSESAAGIAKVLFFIFLVLFLITLIMGRKKL from the coding sequence ATGTTACGATGGACTATTATTTTTGTTGTTGTTGCCATAGTAGCAGCTATTTTTGGTTTTGGCGGAGTTTCTGAAAGCGCTGCCGGTATTGCTAAAGTGCTATTTTTTATATTTCTAGTACTCTTCCTTATAACCCTGATTATGGGGCGTAAGAAATTATAA
- a CDS encoding ferritin, translating to MSTKRISDAMEKALNDQMTREAFQAQVYLSYASWAEVNSFSGIANFLYKHMNEEREHMFKILKYINDRGGETKIEAIGAPPENPSDIKDCLEKILQHEVDNSAEIDKLVNQAHEEKDWATFSFTQWFVKEQIEEESLINGLLDKYTLASEQKEGNANYYELDKDLNKAPQSAEIPREEKL from the coding sequence ATGAGTACAAAAAGAATATCTGATGCTATGGAAAAAGCACTCAACGACCAGATGACCCGTGAAGCGTTTCAGGCGCAGGTTTATCTTTCCTACGCTTCCTGGGCAGAGGTGAACAGTTTCTCTGGTATAGCAAATTTTCTATACAAGCATATGAATGAAGAACGTGAACACATGTTCAAGATTTTAAAGTATATCAATGACAGGGGAGGGGAAACAAAAATTGAGGCCATAGGCGCTCCTCCAGAAAATCCAAGTGACATCAAAGATTGTCTTGAGAAAATCCTACAGCACGAGGTCGATAATTCTGCTGAGATCGATAAATTAGTGAATCAGGCTCATGAAGAAAAGGACTGGGCAACGTTCAGTTTTACGCAATGGTTTGTGAAGGAACAAATAGAAGAAGAAAGCCTTATTAATGGTTTACTGGACAAATATACCCTTGCTTCTGAGCAGAAAGAAGGTAATGCCAATTATTATGAACTGGATAAAGATCTCAATAAGGCCCCACAATCTGCTGAAATACCAAGGGAAGAAAAGCTGTAA
- a CDS encoding IMPACT family protein — protein sequence MQKDTFKTLAAPSPESLVKDRGSKFLGYGYPITTEEESKERLEQLWKQHPKASHICYAWQLGKRYEHYRANDDGEPNNSAGMPIYGQLQSAGITNVLVAVVRYYGGTNLGVGGLITAYKTCAQLTLESGNIVTRTIKITLRLQFEYALMNVAMRIIKEQNLKITDQQMHLNCTIDLAVRELKLAKIKARFEAIHGMAVEVLDN from the coding sequence TTGCAAAAGGATACGTTTAAAACACTCGCTGCCCCCAGTCCTGAAAGTCTGGTCAAAGACCGTGGCAGCAAATTTCTAGGTTATGGTTATCCCATAACTACTGAAGAAGAATCTAAAGAGCGCCTAGAACAACTCTGGAAACAACATCCCAAAGCTTCTCACATCTGTTATGCCTGGCAACTGGGCAAACGTTATGAACACTATAGAGCGAATGATGATGGAGAACCCAATAATTCTGCCGGGATGCCTATTTATGGTCAGTTACAAAGCGCTGGTATTACTAACGTCCTTGTGGCCGTTGTACGCTACTACGGTGGCACAAATCTGGGCGTGGGCGGACTAATTACCGCCTATAAAACGTGTGCCCAGCTCACGCTGGAAAGCGGAAATATTGTAACCCGAACTATTAAAATAACACTAAGGCTTCAGTTTGAATACGCGCTCATGAATGTCGCGATGCGCATCATCAAAGAGCAAAACCTTAAAATTACAGATCAGCAAATGCATTTAAATTGCACAATTGACCTTGCTGTAAGAGAACTGAAACTTGCTAAAATTAAAGCGCGCTTTGAAGCAATTCATGGTATGGCCGTAGAAGTTTTAGATAATTAA